A region from the Pseudomonas sp. Teo4 genome encodes:
- a CDS encoding YceI family protein, translated as MFKLPRLLPALLLALCLPAHANWHLDGESSRLSFVTGKNGDTAEVHRFLVLHGTVDRKGAAALSIEMDSVSSGIPLRDERMREDLFEVDQFAEATVKAQLDLRPLNDLANGAQIELRLPLTVTLHGRSHSYNALLLATRLDERRFQVVTLEPLILRADDYGLLPGLQSLRKFAKLKSINPTVPVNAVLIFNAR; from the coding sequence ATGTTCAAGCTGCCCCGTCTCCTGCCCGCCTTGCTGCTGGCTTTGTGCCTGCCCGCCCACGCCAACTGGCACCTCGATGGCGAGTCTTCACGCCTTTCGTTCGTCACGGGCAAGAATGGCGATACCGCCGAGGTGCATCGCTTTCTGGTCCTGCATGGCACTGTGGACCGCAAAGGCGCTGCGGCGCTGAGTATCGAGATGGATTCGGTGAGCAGCGGCATCCCGTTGCGCGACGAGCGTATGCGCGAAGACTTGTTCGAGGTCGATCAGTTCGCCGAAGCGACGGTGAAGGCGCAGCTCGACCTGCGGCCCCTCAATGACCTGGCCAACGGCGCGCAGATCGAACTGCGCCTGCCGCTCACCGTCACCCTGCACGGTCGCTCCCACAGCTACAACGCCTTGTTGCTGGCTACCCGGCTGGATGAGCGGCGGTTCCAGGTGGTGACGCTCGAGCCCCTGATTCTGCGCGCCGATGACTACGGTCTGTTGCCTGGGCTGCAGAGCCTGCGCAAGTTCGCCAAGCTCAAATCCATCAACCCCACGGTGCCGGTCAATGCGGTGCTGATCTTCAACGCCCGCTGA
- a CDS encoding phospholipase D-like domain-containing protein, translated as MLQAIARAEFQVDLELYLVEAGACAEAVVETLEQAARRGVRVRCLFDDYGSLAFTSALRQRLLDAGVYLRWYNRLRWRRGLRNLYRDHRKLLLVDERWAAVGGTGVTDEFWTPGQDSSEWHEVMVQMTGAVVSDWQLLFDRQWQANNRRTAWRPPEGFGLPRVPRIPLQGQGMGRVAYADARQHKDILHSLVRALNSGQQRIWLATPYFLPTWSVRRSLRRAAGKGVDVRLLLTGPRTDHPSVRYAGHRYYPRLLRAGVRIYEYQPCFLHLKMALVDDWVSIGSCNFDHWNLRFNLEANVEALDPALTAAVAASFERDFALSEVVDLDHWNARPLWRRVKQRVWGWVDRLVVNFLDRRD; from the coding sequence ATGCTTCAGGCCATTGCGCGTGCCGAGTTCCAGGTCGATCTGGAGTTGTACCTGGTCGAAGCGGGTGCCTGTGCCGAGGCCGTGGTCGAGACCCTGGAGCAGGCAGCCAGGCGCGGTGTGCGGGTGCGTTGCCTGTTCGATGACTATGGCTCGCTCGCCTTTACCTCCGCCCTGCGCCAGCGCTTGCTGGATGCCGGGGTTTACCTGCGTTGGTACAACCGCCTGCGCTGGCGGCGTGGCCTGCGTAACCTGTATCGCGACCACCGCAAGCTGCTGTTGGTGGACGAACGCTGGGCGGCGGTCGGTGGCACGGGCGTCACTGACGAGTTCTGGACGCCGGGCCAAGACTCCAGTGAATGGCATGAGGTGATGGTGCAGATGACCGGGGCGGTGGTGTCCGACTGGCAATTGCTGTTCGATCGCCAGTGGCAGGCCAACAACCGTCGCACGGCCTGGCGCCCGCCAGAGGGCTTTGGCTTGCCGCGTGTGCCCAGAATTCCGCTGCAAGGGCAGGGCATGGGGCGGGTGGCCTACGCGGATGCCCGCCAACACAAGGATATTCTGCATTCGCTGGTGCGTGCGCTGAACAGCGGGCAGCAGCGTATCTGGCTGGCAACGCCCTATTTTCTGCCGACCTGGAGCGTGCGCCGATCCTTGCGTCGGGCTGCGGGTAAAGGTGTCGATGTACGGCTGTTGCTGACCGGCCCGCGCACGGACCACCCGTCAGTGCGCTATGCCGGGCATCGCTATTACCCACGCCTGCTTCGCGCCGGTGTGCGCATCTACGAATACCAGCCCTGCTTCCTGCACCTGAAAATGGCGCTGGTGGATGACTGGGTCAGCATAGGCTCGTGCAACTTCGACCACTGGAACCTGCGCTTCAATCTGGAAGCCAACGTCGAAGCCCTGGACCCGGCGCTCACCGCCGCGGTGGCAGCCAGCTTCGAACGTGATTTTGCCCTGAGCGAAGTGGTGGACCTCGATCACTGGAACGCCAGGCCGCTGTGGCGGCGGGTGAAGCAGCGCGTCTGGGGTTGGGTTGACCGGCTGGTAGTGAATTTTCTCGACCGTCGCGATTGA
- a CDS encoding DJ-1/PfpI family protein encodes MTAKKILMLVGDYVEDYEAMVPFQALRMVGHTVHAVCPEKVAGQTVRTAIHDFEGEQTYSEKPGHNFALNYDFVQVRAESYDALLIPGGRAPEYLRLNEKVLALVKAFDQAGKPIAAVCHGAQLLAAAGVLEGRECSAYPACAPEVRLAGGKFIDIAVDQAHVDGNLVTAPAWPAHPAWLAAFLKVLGTRIA; translated from the coding sequence ATGACGGCGAAGAAGATTCTCATGCTGGTGGGCGACTACGTCGAAGATTACGAAGCGATGGTGCCATTCCAGGCCTTGCGCATGGTCGGCCATACCGTGCATGCCGTGTGCCCGGAGAAGGTCGCGGGGCAGACCGTGCGCACGGCCATTCACGATTTCGAGGGCGAGCAGACCTACAGCGAAAAGCCTGGGCACAACTTCGCACTGAACTACGACTTCGTTCAGGTGCGCGCCGAGAGTTATGACGCACTGCTGATTCCAGGAGGGCGCGCGCCGGAATACCTGCGCCTGAATGAAAAGGTGCTGGCGCTGGTCAAGGCGTTCGACCAGGCGGGCAAACCGATTGCCGCAGTGTGCCACGGCGCGCAGTTGCTGGCGGCGGCCGGGGTGCTTGAAGGGCGTGAGTGCAGTGCCTATCCGGCCTGTGCGCCTGAGGTGCGGCTGGCGGGTGGGAAATTCATCGATATCGCAGTGGACCAGGCCCATGTGGATGGCAACCTGGTGACCGCGCCTGCCTGGCCGGCGCATCCGGCGTGGCTGGCGGCATTTTTGAAGGTGCTGGGCACCCGTATTGCCTGA
- a CDS encoding nuclear transport factor 2 family protein yields the protein MTATELVNAYYAAFNAGDMPGFLALLSEDVIHDINQGERQMGKAKFAAFMDKMNRCYRERLADIVVMQNADGSRAAAEFTVHGEYLADDEGLPPANGQTYVLPAGAFFYIHCGKIARVTNYYNLNDWVEQVG from the coding sequence ATGACCGCTACCGAACTCGTCAATGCTTACTACGCAGCGTTCAATGCCGGCGACATGCCGGGCTTTCTCGCTCTGCTCAGCGAAGATGTGATTCACGACATCAACCAGGGCGAGCGGCAGATGGGCAAGGCCAAGTTCGCCGCCTTCATGGACAAGATGAACCGCTGCTACCGCGAGCGCCTGGCCGATATCGTGGTGATGCAGAACGCCGACGGCAGCCGGGCAGCGGCGGAGTTCACGGTGCACGGGGAATATCTGGCCGATGACGAAGGCCTGCCGCCGGCCAATGGACAGACCTATGTACTGCCGGCCGGGGCGTTCTTCTACATCCATTGCGGGAAGATTGCCCGGGTGACCAACTACTACAACCTTAATGACTGGGTCGAGCAGGTGGGCTGA
- a CDS encoding fumarate hydratase — protein sequence MTVIKQDDLIQSVADALQFISYYHPVDFIQAMHEAYLREESPAARDSIAQILINSRMCATGHRPICQDTGIVTVFVRVGMDVRWDGATLSVDDMINEGVRRAYNLPENVLRASILADPAGARKNTKDNTPAVIHYSIVPGDKVEVDVAAKGGGSENKSKMAMLNPSDSIVDWVLKTVPTMGAGWCPPGMLGIGIGGTAEKAAVMAKEVLMESIDIHELKARGPQNRLEEIRLELFEKVNQLGIGAQGLGGLTTVLDVKIMDYPTHAASLPVCMIPNCAATRHAHFVLDGSGPAELEAPSLDAYPEIVWEAGPSARRVNLDDITPEEVASWKPGETILLNGKMLTGRDAAHKRMVEMLNRGEELPVDLKGRFIYYVGPVDPVGDEVVGPAGPTTATRMDKFTRQILEQTGLLGMIGKSERGPTAIEAIKDNKAVYLMAVGGAAYLVAQAIRKSKVLAFAELGMEAIYEFEVKDMPVTVAVDSNGESVHITGPALWQSKIAESLAVEVK from the coding sequence ATGACCGTGATCAAGCAAGACGACCTGATTCAGAGCGTCGCCGACGCCCTGCAATTCATTTCGTACTACCACCCCGTCGATTTCATCCAGGCGATGCACGAGGCCTACCTGCGTGAAGAGTCGCCTGCTGCGCGCGACTCCATCGCCCAGATCCTGATCAACTCGCGCATGTGCGCCACCGGCCACCGCCCGATCTGCCAGGACACCGGTATCGTTACCGTGTTCGTACGCGTCGGTATGGACGTGCGCTGGGACGGCGCCACCCTGAGCGTCGACGACATGATCAACGAAGGTGTGCGTCGCGCCTACAACCTGCCTGAAAACGTCCTGCGCGCTTCGATCCTGGCCGACCCGGCCGGTGCCCGCAAGAACACCAAGGACAACACCCCAGCCGTCATCCACTACTCGATCGTCCCTGGCGACAAGGTCGAAGTCGATGTCGCGGCCAAAGGCGGCGGTTCCGAGAACAAGTCGAAGATGGCCATGCTCAACCCGTCCGACTCGATCGTCGACTGGGTACTGAAGACCGTCCCGACCATGGGCGCTGGCTGGTGCCCGCCTGGCATGCTCGGCATCGGCATCGGCGGTACCGCCGAGAAAGCCGCGGTCATGGCCAAGGAAGTGTTGATGGAGTCCATCGACATCCATGAGCTGAAAGCCCGTGGCCCACAGAACCGCCTCGAAGAGATCCGCCTGGAGCTGTTCGAGAAGGTCAACCAGCTGGGCATCGGCGCCCAGGGCCTGGGCGGCCTGACCACCGTGCTCGACGTCAAGATCATGGACTACCCGACCCACGCCGCGTCCCTGCCGGTGTGCATGATCCCGAACTGCGCCGCTACCCGTCACGCGCACTTCGTGCTCGACGGCTCCGGCCCTGCCGAGCTGGAAGCCCCGTCGCTGGACGCCTACCCGGAAATCGTCTGGGAAGCCGGCCCGAGCGCCCGCCGCGTCAACCTCGACGACATCACCCCGGAAGAAGTCGCCAGCTGGAAACCGGGTGAGACCATCCTGCTCAACGGCAAGATGCTCACCGGCCGCGACGCTGCGCACAAGCGCATGGTCGAGATGCTGAACCGTGGCGAAGAGCTGCCGGTCGACCTGAAAGGCCGCTTCATCTACTACGTCGGCCCAGTCGACCCTGTCGGTGACGAAGTGGTAGGCCCAGCCGGCCCGACCACTGCAACCCGCATGGACAAGTTCACCCGTCAGATCCTCGAGCAGACCGGCCTGCTGGGCATGATCGGCAAGTCCGAGCGTGGCCCAACTGCCATCGAAGCGATCAAGGACAACAAAGCCGTCTACCTGATGGCCGTCGGCGGCGCCGCCTACCTGGTGGCCCAGGCAATTCGCAAGTCGAAGGTTCTGGCCTTCGCCGAGCTGGGCATGGAAGCGATCTACGAGTTCGAGGTCAAGGACATGCCAGTGACCGTCGCCGTGGACAGCAACGGTGAATCGGTACACATCACTGGCCCTGCCCTGTGGCAGAGCAAAATCGCCGAGAGCCTGGCGGTTGAAGTGAAGTAA
- the pyk gene encoding pyruvate kinase → MTIRRTKIVATLGPASNSPEVIEQLILAGLDVARLNFSHGTPDEHKARARLIRDIAAKNGRHVALLGDLQGPKIRIAKFSNKRIELKVGDKFTFSTAHPLTEGNQDIVGIDYPDLVKDCGVGDELLLDDGRVVMRVETATADALHCVVLVGGPLSDHKGINRKGGGLTAPALTEKDKADIKLAAEMDLDYLAVSFPRDAKDMEYARKLRDEAGGSAWLVAKIERAEAVADDETLDGLIAASDAVMVARGDLGVEIGDAELIAIQKKIIQHARRNNKAVIVATQMMESMIQNPMPTRAEVSDVANAVLDNTDAVMLSAESAAGSYPIEAVQAMARICSGAEKHPTSQKSSHRLHTTFERCDESIALAAMYTANHFPGVKAIIALTESGYTPLIMSRLRSHVPIFALSPHRATQARTNMFRGVYPIAFDPASLPADKVSQAAVDELLKRGLVEQGDWVILTKGDSYHTIGGTNGMKILHVGDPLVG, encoded by the coding sequence ATGACCATCCGCCGTACCAAAATCGTCGCCACCCTTGGCCCCGCCAGCAACTCGCCGGAAGTGATCGAACAGCTGATCCTTGCCGGCCTGGACGTGGCACGCCTGAACTTCTCCCACGGCACCCCGGACGAGCACAAGGCGCGTGCGCGCCTGATCCGTGACATCGCCGCCAAGAACGGCCGCCATGTCGCACTGCTGGGCGACCTGCAGGGTCCGAAGATCCGCATCGCCAAATTCAGCAACAAGCGCATCGAACTGAAAGTCGGTGACAAGTTCACCTTCTCCACCGCCCACCCGCTGACCGAAGGCAACCAGGACATCGTCGGTATCGACTACCCCGACCTGGTCAAGGACTGCGGCGTCGGTGACGAACTGCTGCTCGACGACGGCCGTGTGGTCATGCGCGTCGAAACCGCCACCGCCGATGCCCTGCACTGCGTGGTGCTCGTCGGTGGCCCGCTGTCCGACCACAAAGGCATCAACCGCAAAGGTGGCGGCCTGACCGCACCGGCCCTGACCGAAAAAGACAAGGCCGACATCAAGCTGGCCGCGGAAATGGACCTGGACTACCTGGCCGTGTCCTTCCCGCGTGACGCCAAGGACATGGAATACGCCCGCAAACTGCGCGACGAAGCCGGCGGCAGTGCCTGGCTGGTGGCCAAGATCGAGCGCGCCGAAGCCGTTGCCGACGACGAAACCCTCGACGGCCTGATCGCCGCCTCCGACGCCGTCATGGTTGCCCGTGGCGACCTGGGCGTGGAAATCGGTGACGCCGAGCTGATCGCCATCCAGAAGAAGATCATCCAGCACGCCCGCCGCAACAACAAGGCGGTGATCGTGGCGACCCAGATGATGGAGTCGATGATCCAGAACCCGATGCCGACCCGTGCCGAAGTGTCCGACGTGGCCAACGCCGTGCTGGATAACACCGACGCGGTCATGCTGTCGGCCGAAAGTGCGGCAGGCTCCTACCCGATCGAAGCGGTGCAAGCCATGGCCCGCATCTGCTCGGGCGCCGAAAAGCACCCGACCAGCCAGAAGTCCAGCCACCGCCTGCACACCACCTTCGAGCGCTGCGACGAGAGCATCGCCCTGGCGGCCATGTACACCGCCAACCACTTCCCAGGTGTAAAGGCGATCATCGCCCTCACCGAAAGTGGCTACACCCCGCTGATCATGTCGCGTCTGCGTTCGCACGTGCCGATCTTCGCACTGTCGCCGCACCGTGCCACTCAGGCCCGCACGAACATGTTCCGCGGCGTCTACCCGATCGCCTTCGACCCGGCTTCGCTGCCAGCCGACAAGGTGAGCCAGGCAGCGGTCGACGAGCTGCTCAAGCGTGGTCTGGTGGAACAGGGTGACTGGGTGATCCTGACCAAGGGCGACAGCTACCACACCATCGGTGGCACCAACGGCATGAAGATTCTGCATGTTGGTGATCCGCTGGTCGGCTGA
- a CDS encoding tetratricopeptide repeat protein, with protein MRALIVLALAASTVGCTRWSMDHHLNNAYRAYDRGDCQRVMLELSQVDRTSRARPFIHPEVALLRGQCLERQKLFVDAAQTYEYLIQQYPGNEYAYRAKARLQTLEKTGHYRLGDTAVANPVGTTPWR; from the coding sequence ATGCGAGCCCTGATCGTTTTAGCCTTGGCGGCCAGCACCGTTGGTTGCACCCGCTGGTCCATGGACCATCATTTGAACAATGCCTACCGTGCTTATGACCGTGGCGATTGCCAGCGGGTCATGCTCGAGCTGTCGCAGGTCGACCGTACCAGTCGTGCCCGACCGTTCATCCACCCGGAAGTGGCCCTGCTGCGCGGTCAATGCCTGGAGCGCCAGAAGCTGTTCGTGGATGCTGCCCAGACCTATGAGTACCTGATTCAGCAGTATCCGGGGAACGAGTACGCCTATCGCGCCAAAGCACGTCTGCAGACCCTGGAGAAGACCGGCCACTATCGCCTGGGAGACACCGCGGTGGCGAACCCCGTGGGCACTACCCCTTGGCGTTAA
- a CDS encoding PilZ domain-containing protein — translation MYNQRHIERHQLPCVLKVYNRFTDQQIGYLGNASEDGLMLISQLPVLVGPDFELQLRLPLAGGGLQFINLTASCLWCREDQTPGHYDSGFMLLQAPREYDEFVRSLRDYFSFHPANASA, via the coding sequence ATGTACAACCAACGCCATATCGAACGCCATCAGTTGCCTTGTGTACTCAAGGTCTACAACCGTTTTACCGACCAGCAGATCGGCTACCTGGGTAATGCCTCCGAAGATGGCTTGATGCTGATCAGCCAGCTGCCGGTGCTGGTCGGTCCGGATTTCGAGCTGCAACTGCGACTGCCGCTGGCCGGTGGAGGTCTGCAGTTCATCAACCTGACCGCCAGCTGCCTGTGGTGCCGAGAAGACCAGACGCCGGGTCACTACGACTCGGGGTTCATGCTGCTGCAGGCCCCACGCGAATACGACGAATTCGTCCGTTCATTGCGCGACTATTTCAGTTTCCACCCTGCCAACGCTTCCGCCTGA
- the sbcB gene encoding exodeoxyribonuclease I, whose amino-acid sequence MSSSIFWHDYETTGINPRCDRPLQVAGVRTDLDLNEIEAPINLYCQPADDILPHPAACLVTGITPDQLATQGLCEAEFMTRVHEQLARPGTCGAGYNTLRFDDEVTRYSLYRNFFDPYAREWQGGNSRWDLIDVVRTAYALRPEGIVWPQQDGRTSLRLELLSQANGIVHGHAHEALSDVRATIGLARLIRQKQPKLYDWLFHLRSKHKVLEQIRLLQPLVHISGRFSAARHYLGVVLPLGWHPRNRNALIVCDLHQETLPLLRESAEVLRERLYTRHEELSEGQLPVPLKLVQINRCPVLAPLSVLRPADQQRLGLDMALLQSRAEALAKQQSVWQDKLELIYGKEDFAPSEDPEQQLYDGFLGDRDRRLCEQVRTLEPAQLGHGHWMFDDPRMPELLFRYRARNFPETLNPQERQRWFEFCQQRLSDPSQGAPNTLAGFEQARQAAWAEADEAGRKVLDAWQAHAGQLHKRFELSL is encoded by the coding sequence GTGAGCTCCAGCATCTTCTGGCACGATTACGAAACCACTGGCATCAACCCGCGCTGCGACCGGCCGTTGCAGGTTGCCGGTGTGCGTACCGACCTCGATCTGAATGAGATCGAAGCGCCCATCAACCTCTATTGCCAGCCCGCTGACGATATCCTGCCGCACCCGGCCGCTTGCCTGGTTACCGGTATCACACCCGACCAACTGGCCACTCAGGGTTTGTGCGAAGCCGAGTTCATGACCCGCGTGCACGAGCAGCTGGCACGCCCCGGCACCTGTGGCGCGGGCTATAACACCCTGCGCTTCGACGATGAAGTGACGCGCTACAGCCTTTACCGCAACTTTTTCGACCCGTATGCCCGTGAGTGGCAGGGCGGCAACAGTCGCTGGGACCTGATCGACGTGGTGCGCACGGCCTACGCCCTGCGCCCTGAGGGCATCGTCTGGCCGCAGCAGGACGGGCGCACCAGCTTGCGCCTGGAGTTGCTCAGCCAGGCCAATGGGATTGTCCATGGGCATGCCCACGAAGCACTTTCCGACGTGCGGGCGACGATCGGACTGGCGCGTCTGATTCGCCAGAAACAACCTAAGTTGTATGACTGGCTATTCCACTTGCGTAGTAAGCATAAAGTGCTGGAACAGATTCGTTTGTTGCAGCCGCTGGTTCATATATCAGGGCGCTTCTCGGCGGCGCGTCACTATCTGGGCGTGGTCCTGCCACTGGGCTGGCACCCGCGCAATCGCAATGCACTGATTGTGTGCGACCTGCATCAGGAAACCCTACCCTTATTAAGGGAAAGTGCCGAAGTGTTGCGTGAACGCTTGTACACTCGGCATGAAGAGTTGTCAGAAGGACAATTACCGGTACCGCTGAAGTTGGTACAGATCAATCGCTGCCCGGTGTTGGCGCCGCTATCGGTATTGCGCCCTGCTGATCAACAACGTCTGGGGCTGGACATGGCACTGTTGCAATCCCGTGCCGAAGCGTTGGCCAAGCAACAGTCCGTTTGGCAAGACAAGCTTGAGCTTATCTATGGCAAGGAAGACTTCGCACCCAGCGAAGACCCTGAACAGCAGTTGTATGACGGTTTCCTCGGTGACCGAGACCGTCGACTATGTGAGCAAGTTCGTACCCTGGAACCCGCGCAGTTAGGGCATGGCCATTGGATGTTCGACGACCCGCGAATGCCTGAGTTGTTGTTCCGATATCGGGCGCGAAACTTTCCAGAGACCTTGAACCCACAAGAGCGTCAGCGTTGGTTCGAATTCTGTCAGCAGCGTTTGAGTGACCCGTCGCAGGGCGCGCCAAACACGCTTGCGGGCTTCGAGCAGGCTCGGCAGGCTGCCTGGGCTGAGGCCGATGAGGCAGGGCGCAAGGTGCTGGACGCCTGGCAGGCCCATGCCGGGCAACTGCACAAGCGGTTTGAATTGAGCTTGTGA
- the mvaT gene encoding histone-like nucleoid-structuring protein MvaT gives MSLINEYRATEEAIKELQARLANLSQDDKLKQELEFEGKLRALMGEYSKSLRDVIALLDPESKLSKGPRAVAKTTTTKRARKVKQYKNPHNGEVIETKGGNHKTLKEWKAKWGGDVVEGWATLLD, from the coding sequence ATGTCCCTGATCAACGAATACCGCGCTACCGAAGAAGCCATCAAGGAACTTCAGGCCCGTCTGGCCAACCTGTCGCAGGATGACAAGCTGAAACAAGAACTGGAGTTCGAAGGCAAACTGCGCGCGCTGATGGGTGAATACTCCAAGTCGCTGCGCGACGTGATCGCTCTGCTCGACCCAGAGTCGAAACTGAGCAAAGGCCCACGCGCCGTGGCTAAAACCACTACCACCAAGCGTGCGCGCAAGGTCAAGCAATACAAGAACCCGCACAATGGTGAAGTGATCGAAACCAAAGGCGGCAACCACAAGACCCTGAAAGAATGGAAAGCCAAGTGGGGTGGTGACGTGGTTGAAGGTTGGGCGACTCTGCTGGACTGA
- the purU gene encoding formyltetrahydrofolate deformylase, which translates to MRTYRLVIACPDRVGIVAKVSNFLALYNGWINEASHHSDEQSGWFFMRHEIRAESLPFGIDAFREAFAPIAEEFSMTWRITDSAQKKRVVLMASRESHCLADLLHRWHTDELDCEIPCVISNHNDLRSMVEWHGIPFFHVPVDPKDKAPAFAEVSRLVQEHAADVVVLARYMQILPPQLCRDYAEKVINIHHSFLPSFVGAKPYHQAALRGVKLIGATCHYVTEELDAGPIIEQDVVRVSHADSIEDMVRFGRDVEKMVLARGLRYHLEDRVLVHGNKTVVFD; encoded by the coding sequence ATGCGCACCTATCGTCTGGTGATCGCCTGCCCCGACCGTGTTGGCATCGTGGCGAAAGTCAGTAATTTCCTGGCCTTGTACAACGGCTGGATCAACGAAGCCAGCCACCACTCCGACGAGCAGAGTGGCTGGTTCTTCATGCGCCATGAAATCCGTGCCGAATCGCTGCCGTTCGGTATTGACGCCTTCCGTGAGGCGTTCGCGCCAATCGCCGAAGAGTTCTCCATGACCTGGCGTATTACCGATTCGGCGCAGAAGAAGCGCGTGGTGTTGATGGCGAGCCGCGAATCCCACTGCCTGGCCGACTTGCTGCACCGCTGGCACACCGACGAACTGGATTGCGAGATCCCTTGCGTTATCTCCAACCACAACGACCTGCGCAGCATGGTCGAGTGGCACGGCATTCCGTTCTTCCATGTGCCGGTCGACCCCAAGGACAAGGCGCCAGCCTTCGCCGAAGTGTCGCGTCTGGTTCAGGAACATGCCGCTGATGTGGTGGTGCTGGCCCGCTACATGCAAATCCTGCCGCCGCAACTGTGCCGGGATTACGCTGAAAAAGTGATCAACATCCACCACAGCTTCCTGCCGTCGTTCGTCGGTGCCAAGCCTTACCACCAGGCAGCGCTGCGAGGCGTGAAACTGATCGGTGCAACCTGCCACTACGTCACCGAAGAGCTGGATGCCGGCCCGATCATCGAGCAGGACGTGGTTCGTGTGAGCCACGCCGACAGCATCGAAGACATGGTTCGCTTCGGCCGTGACGTCGAGAAGATGGTGCTGGCCCGCGGCCTGCGCTATCACCTGGAAGACCGCGTGCTGGTGCACGGTAACAAAACCGTGGTGTTTGACTGA
- a CDS encoding glycosyltransferase family 1 protein has translation MLIVHIADITMFYAPASGGVRTYLDAKHHRLDAIPGVRHSLLIPGASASHTNGIYQVPAPPLPFGNGYRFPVRLAPWCNVLRRLKPNLIEVGDPYLTAWAALEARRKLDVPVIGFYHSDLPLLVSNRMGNWFTPNVEAYISKLYGNFDRVLAPSQVMADKLRRLGVQNVHVQRLGVDLTTFSPDHRDPHLKAELGIPDTSRLLIYAGRGSREKNLPVLLDCIEHLGRPYHLLLVGSNMPANVPANVSVIDRFCPPHEVARLMASADLLVHAGDQETFGLVILEAMASATPVVAVRAGAFGEIINDRCGRLCRPNDGQAMANAVREVFEVGVHNLGIQARFQAEQHYSWDNVVGGLLQHYQAVLGHSPQVRAHG, from the coding sequence ATGCTGATCGTGCACATCGCTGACATCACCATGTTCTACGCCCCGGCCAGTGGCGGCGTGCGGACCTATCTTGATGCCAAACACCACCGTCTAGACGCTATCCCGGGCGTGCGCCACAGCCTGCTGATCCCCGGAGCCAGCGCCAGCCATACCAACGGTATCTACCAGGTGCCAGCACCGCCCCTGCCCTTTGGCAACGGCTACCGTTTCCCGGTGCGTCTCGCCCCTTGGTGCAACGTGCTTCGCCGTCTCAAGCCCAACCTGATCGAGGTGGGCGACCCGTACCTGACCGCCTGGGCAGCCCTCGAAGCGCGGCGCAAGCTCGATGTGCCGGTGATCGGCTTCTATCATTCCGACCTGCCCCTGCTGGTCAGCAATCGCATGGGCAACTGGTTCACCCCCAATGTCGAAGCCTATATAAGCAAGTTGTATGGCAACTTCGACCGAGTGCTGGCACCGAGCCAAGTCATGGCCGACAAACTACGCCGCCTGGGCGTGCAAAATGTCCATGTACAGCGGCTCGGTGTCGATTTGACGACCTTCAGCCCCGACCACCGCGACCCGCACCTGAAAGCCGAACTCGGCATTCCCGACACCAGCCGCCTGCTGATCTATGCGGGGCGCGGTTCACGGGAAAAGAACCTGCCGGTGTTGCTCGACTGCATCGAACACCTGGGCCGCCCGTACCACTTGCTGTTGGTAGGCTCGAACATGCCAGCCAATGTGCCAGCCAATGTCAGTGTGATCGACCGATTCTGCCCGCCCCATGAAGTCGCCAGGCTGATGGCCAGTGCCGACCTGCTGGTGCACGCTGGCGATCAGGAAACCTTCGGCCTGGTGATACTCGAAGCGATGGCCAGCGCAACCCCGGTGGTCGCGGTGCGCGCCGGGGCATTCGGTGAAATCATCAACGACCGGTGCGGGCGCCTGTGTCGCCCCAACGACGGCCAGGCCATGGCCAACGCCGTACGCGAGGTGTTCGAGGTTGGCGTGCACAACCTGGGCATTCAGGCGCGTTTCCAGGCAGAGCAACACTATTCGTGGGACAACGTGGTGGGCGGCCTGCTGCAGCACTACCAGGCCGTGCTCGGCCACTCGCCACAGGTACGGGCCCATGGCTGA